The following proteins are encoded in a genomic region of Candidatus Zixiibacteriota bacterium:
- a CDS encoding glycosyltransferase: MRLMMIAMGGSNHTTKWATAMRDVGHEVMLVTFYPPTPIEGVDIRHLKCRTRPGMLLEIGRVRRLAQEFRPAIVHAHYASSCGFVAVRVGVRPLVLSVWGDDIIEFPHRSPLHRWIVKRAIIGSDFVSATSHMLAEETERLVGGAVKPRVIPFGVDLNRFTFSERPSRSTVHIGTVRWLTKKYGLEYLIRAFARLAATRDNLKLTIIGWGPLRPELEGLAGSLGIGDRVTFTGRLPNDEVARCFESFDLFVMPSVSRGETFGVAAVEAMASGLPVVASDIGGLPEVVADGLTGRLAPPGDVERLTAALEHYVDSEETRRRDGRLGRERVEKLFDWKQNVQMMSAFYAEILADPRWSLKP, from the coding sequence ATGCGACTAATGATGATTGCCATGGGTGGGTCCAATCACACCACCAAGTGGGCCACGGCCATGAGGGATGTCGGCCACGAAGTCATGCTGGTAACTTTTTATCCACCTACGCCGATCGAGGGGGTCGATATCCGCCACCTGAAATGCCGCACCCGTCCGGGCATGTTGCTTGAGATCGGGCGCGTGCGCAGGTTGGCCCAGGAGTTCCGTCCCGCTATCGTGCACGCCCACTACGCCAGCAGTTGCGGCTTCGTCGCCGTGCGCGTAGGAGTCCGGCCGCTAGTGCTTTCGGTCTGGGGGGATGACATTATAGAATTCCCGCACAGGTCACCTCTCCACCGATGGATAGTGAAGCGGGCGATTATCGGCTCAGACTTTGTCAGCGCCACCAGCCACATGCTGGCCGAGGAAACAGAACGACTGGTTGGCGGCGCGGTAAAGCCGCGCGTGATTCCGTTCGGCGTGGATTTGAACCGGTTCACTTTCTCGGAACGACCCTCGCGGTCGACCGTTCACATCGGCACGGTACGTTGGTTGACGAAAAAGTACGGCCTGGAATACCTTATCCGCGCCTTTGCCCGACTTGCCGCCACTCGTGACAACCTGAAGCTGACAATCATCGGGTGGGGACCACTTCGGCCGGAGCTGGAAGGGTTGGCAGGTTCGCTGGGTATTGGAGATCGGGTTACTTTTACGGGTCGTCTGCCCAACGATGAAGTGGCTCGATGTTTCGAGAGCTTCGATCTTTTTGTCATGCCCTCGGTCAGCCGGGGCGAAACTTTCGGCGTGGCCGCGGTCGAGGCGATGGCTTCGGGATTGCCCGTGGTGGCTTCGGATATCGGCGGCCTGCCTGAGGTGGTGGCCGACGGCCTGACCGGACGGCTGGCGCCGCCGGGCGACGTGGAAAGACTGACCGCCGCGCTGGAACACTATGTTGACTCCGAGGAAACTCGGCGGCGGGATGGTCGACTGGGACGCGAGCGGGTGGAAAAACTCTTTGACTGGAAACAAAATGTTCAGATGATGTCTGCGTTCTACGCTGAAATCCTGGCCGATCCGCGATGGAGTCTCAAACCATAG
- a CDS encoding ABC transporter ATP-binding protein → MRMYRLVPIVCRSVNPNERRTPGGETSGGGNFNRPTAYSRINVRTANNFNSITMVSASVIATSRLTRRYGSLVAVDALDLTVPEGCVYGFLGPNGSGKTTTVRMLLGLIGQDSGSVSIFGGNLKTDRRTILSQVGAMVEQPSLYMHLTGRENLEIHRRLLGLNNDRIDQSLRIVEMDDAADRPVRTYSLGMKQRMGLALALLAEPKLLILDEPTNGLDPQGIIKMRDLIKRLPHQMGASVFLCSHLLTEVEQVADYVGIINQGNLLFEGTLDQLRDRQQRVVRLRADRPDECLSLLNENGWSAHLGPDCMIEIGVAEFDQAAEINKLLTGVGISVYELRPVNPSLESLFLKMTANSGDT, encoded by the coding sequence ATGCGAATGTATCGTCTCGTGCCCATTGTCTGTAGGTCGGTCAACCCAAACGAACGGCGCACGCCAGGCGGTGAGACTTCCGGAGGCGGCAACTTCAATCGTCCAACTGCGTATAGCCGTATTAATGTACGAACCGCAAACAACTTCAACTCGATCACGATGGTATCTGCGTCCGTTATCGCAACCAGCCGACTGACTCGTCGCTACGGCAGCCTGGTGGCTGTGGACGCCCTGGACCTGACCGTTCCGGAAGGGTGTGTCTACGGCTTTCTGGGTCCCAACGGTTCCGGCAAAACCACCACCGTTCGGATGTTGCTTGGATTGATTGGCCAGGACTCAGGCTCCGTGTCCATTTTCGGCGGGAATCTGAAGACTGATCGACGAACGATTCTCAGTCAGGTCGGCGCCATGGTGGAGCAGCCGTCATTGTACATGCATCTTACCGGACGAGAGAATCTCGAAATCCATCGGCGATTATTGGGATTGAATAATGATCGGATCGATCAGTCCCTTCGGATCGTTGAGATGGATGATGCTGCCGACCGCCCGGTGCGCACATACTCGCTGGGTATGAAACAGCGGATGGGATTGGCCCTGGCTTTGCTGGCCGAGCCGAAGTTGCTGATTCTGGACGAACCGACCAACGGGCTGGACCCGCAGGGCATTATCAAGATGCGCGATCTTATCAAACGGCTACCTCATCAGATGGGTGCTTCCGTCTTTTTGTGCAGCCATCTGCTGACCGAAGTCGAGCAGGTCGCCGACTATGTCGGCATTATAAACCAGGGCAATCTGCTGTTTGAGGGAACGTTGGATCAACTCAGAGATCGACAGCAGCGAGTAGTTCGGCTGCGAGCCGACCGACCTGATGAGTGTCTTAGCCTGTTGAATGAAAACGGGTGGTCGGCGCACCTTGGGCCGGATTGTATGATTGAAATTGGCGTGGCTGAGTTCGACCAAGCGGCGGAGATTAACAAACTGTTGACCGGGGTCGGCATCAGTGTTTATGAACTGCGCCCGGTCAATCCTTCGCTTGAGTCCCTTTTTCTCAAAATGACCGCAAACTCCGGGGACACTTAG
- a CDS encoding putative lipid II flippase FtsW: MKRSATKGAIDERLLAAYLAALVIGLVMIYSTSSILAEGRFGSHLLFLRQQCLWTLLSLVAVFVISKLNLQRLAIYSAPAVALSMALLVLAFFGPARNEAHRWIVLGPFSGQPSEVFRFVLIFYLAFSLANPRRDLTDLRQLLMPYLPLVGVGLALILLEPDLGSTIVISITVIGIFFLAGARLKHLAAAVLPLAAVGAAVVFGLGYKKDRITDFLAAVADPLLGSYQAKQAALTLGAGGWLGVGLGEGRQKLFFLPYPHTDFIFAASGEEVGLVGLMLILCVLFYLLWRGLKISYEQPDKFGYLLAAGMTLSLFVNIAVNIGVVTSLLPVTGLPLPFISYGGSSLLMSSAAVGVLLNLSRRTVRS; encoded by the coding sequence ATGAAACGATCAGCGACTAAAGGCGCCATCGATGAACGACTTCTCGCGGCCTACCTGGCGGCGCTGGTTATCGGATTGGTCATGATCTATTCAACCTCGTCGATATTGGCCGAGGGACGTTTCGGTTCTCATCTGTTGTTCCTACGCCAGCAATGTCTCTGGACGCTATTGTCGCTGGTCGCCGTTTTTGTAATCAGCAAGCTGAACCTGCAAAGGCTGGCCATCTACTCGGCGCCGGCTGTAGCCCTCAGCATGGCCCTTCTGGTGCTTGCTTTTTTCGGACCCGCCCGAAACGAAGCGCATCGTTGGATAGTTCTGGGACCCTTCTCCGGTCAACCTTCGGAGGTCTTCCGGTTCGTGCTCATTTTCTACCTGGCCTTTTCACTGGCCAACCCGCGTCGCGATCTTACCGATCTCAGACAACTACTCATGCCGTATCTGCCGCTGGTGGGCGTCGGCCTGGCGCTGATTCTTTTGGAACCCGATCTCGGCAGCACCATAGTGATTTCCATTACCGTAATCGGCATCTTCTTCCTGGCCGGCGCACGACTGAAACATCTGGCGGCGGCTGTACTGCCATTGGCGGCGGTGGGAGCGGCAGTTGTCTTCGGCCTGGGTTATAAGAAAGATCGCATCACAGATTTCCTGGCTGCGGTGGCTGATCCACTGTTGGGTAGTTACCAGGCCAAACAGGCCGCGCTGACTCTGGGCGCCGGTGGTTGGTTGGGTGTGGGACTCGGCGAAGGACGACAGAAACTCTTTTTCCTGCCATACCCGCACACCGACTTTATCTTTGCCGCCTCAGGCGAGGAAGTCGGCCTGGTCGGACTCATGCTAATCCTGTGCGTCTTGTTTTACCTTTTGTGGCGTGGTCTCAAGATATCATACGAACAACCCGACAAATTCGGATACCTGCTGGCGGCCGGTATGACTCTATCGTTGTTTGTCAACATTGCCGTCAACATCGGCGTGGTGACATCGTTGCTACCGGTTACCGGGCTACCGCTGCCTTTCATCTCCTACGGTGGATCATCTTTGTTGATGTCCAGTGCGGCCGTTGGTGTATTGTTGAACCTCTCACGACGGACGGTCAGATCATGA
- the murG gene encoding undecaprenyldiphospho-muramoylpentapeptide beta-N-acetylglucosaminyltransferase, with translation MSGGFRILFAGGGTGGHLYPAIAIADRVKEMLSGHTDVEIRFVGTKHGLEYRLRDSLGYPLELINMRGLVRSLTPRNLLLPFVIALALFKASALLRRFAPDVVVGTGGYVSWPVLRVAGARGIPTVLQEQNSYPGIATRHSANRAQRIYLGFSGAADYLKTTGEIMVTGNPVRSSVMGGNRAAALNEFGLDPDKRTILVLGGSQGARAVNQAVLRSLENNSLKNKYQLLWQTGKRDYKDVTVDAGDKAQGCSLFPFAQSMDLVYAAADVAVARAGALSLAELTACGIPAILVPFPHAAEDHQRKNALEFVQRGLAVMVDQNDLDECDLIGRAVDLFESGQHATMKAAVVAQTRDSKPAVDVIAKDIIELIEETRKAKRS, from the coding sequence ATGAGCGGTGGTTTCAGAATACTCTTCGCAGGCGGCGGCACCGGTGGTCATCTGTATCCGGCCATTGCTATTGCTGATCGTGTCAAAGAGATGCTGTCCGGACATACTGATGTCGAGATCAGGTTTGTCGGCACCAAACATGGCCTTGAATATCGTCTGCGCGATTCACTTGGCTATCCGTTGGAATTGATCAACATGCGCGGCCTCGTGCGTTCGTTGACGCCGCGTAATCTCCTGCTGCCGTTCGTGATCGCACTGGCTTTGTTCAAAGCATCGGCGCTGCTGAGACGTTTTGCACCTGATGTCGTCGTCGGCACCGGTGGCTATGTTTCGTGGCCGGTGTTGCGCGTGGCCGGCGCCCGAGGTATCCCCACGGTCTTGCAGGAGCAAAACTCGTATCCGGGTATCGCTACCAGACATTCGGCTAACCGAGCCCAAAGGATTTACCTCGGATTCTCAGGCGCCGCGGACTACCTCAAGACGACGGGTGAGATCATGGTGACCGGTAATCCGGTGCGATCATCGGTAATGGGCGGCAACCGGGCTGCGGCCCTGAATGAGTTCGGGCTGGACCCCGACAAACGGACGATCCTCGTGCTCGGTGGCAGTCAGGGTGCACGAGCCGTCAATCAGGCAGTGCTAAGGAGTCTTGAGAATAATTCGTTGAAGAATAAGTATCAATTATTGTGGCAAACGGGAAAGAGGGATTACAAGGATGTGACCGTCGATGCGGGCGATAAGGCTCAGGGTTGCTCCCTCTTCCCCTTTGCACAAAGTATGGACCTGGTCTACGCGGCTGCCGACGTGGCGGTAGCCCGCGCCGGAGCGCTGTCGTTGGCTGAGCTGACGGCCTGTGGCATACCGGCGATTCTCGTTCCCTTTCCGCATGCGGCCGAAGATCACCAACGCAAGAATGCGCTGGAGTTCGTCCAGAGGGGATTGGCCGTAATGGTGGATCAGAACGACCTGGATGAGTGTGACCTGATCGGCCGAGCTGTCGATCTGTTCGAGTCCGGGCAGCATGCTACCATGAAAGCGGCGGTGGTCGCTCAGACCAGGGACTCAAAACCGGCGGTGGATGTCATCGCCAAGGACATTATTGAACTGATAGAAGAGACACGAAAGGCCAAGCGTTCGTGA
- the panC gene encoding pantoate--beta-alanine ligase gives MQTIRSIKKMQLASRMLSAKSKTIGLVPTMGFLHEGHLSLIRRAKKAADVVIVTIFVNPTQFAPNEDLDKYPRDEKGDIKKIKQAGGDIVFIPKASDIYPIDFQTYVTVEKLTKGLESSARPTHFRGVTTIVAKLFNITRPDVAVFGMKDFQQAQVLKQMTRDLGWPIKLIVAPTLREKDGLAMSSRNKYLTDQKRTEARCLIYALRSAKAMVASGAVDTKKIRREMRAAIKATCVGAKVDYIAFTDAATLRPLSKVTKGTVCSLAVKVHGVRLIDNMKL, from the coding sequence ATGCAAACCATCCGCTCGATAAAGAAGATGCAGCTGGCGTCACGCATGTTGTCAGCCAAAAGTAAGACAATCGGACTGGTGCCGACCATGGGCTTTCTGCATGAAGGCCATCTGTCGTTGATACGACGGGCGAAAAAAGCAGCCGATGTGGTCATCGTGACTATCTTCGTCAACCCAACCCAATTCGCACCCAACGAAGACCTCGACAAATACCCCCGCGATGAAAAAGGGGATATCAAAAAGATCAAACAGGCCGGTGGCGATATTGTGTTCATCCCGAAAGCGTCGGACATTTACCCGATTGACTTTCAGACTTATGTTACGGTCGAGAAGCTGACTAAGGGACTTGAAAGCAGCGCACGGCCAACACACTTTCGCGGCGTGACAACGATCGTGGCCAAACTGTTCAACATCACCCGCCCCGACGTTGCGGTTTTCGGCATGAAAGACTTTCAACAGGCGCAGGTGCTCAAACAGATGACCCGCGACTTAGGCTGGCCGATCAAGTTGATCGTCGCACCTACTCTGCGTGAAAAGGACGGCCTGGCTATGTCATCACGCAACAAGTACCTCACCGATCAGAAGCGAACCGAAGCACGCTGTCTTATCTATGCTCTGCGCAGCGCCAAGGCGATGGTCGCAAGCGGAGCGGTGGATACCAAGAAGATCAGGCGCGAGATGCGGGCCGCTATCAAAGCGACTTGTGTGGGCGCGAAGGTCGACTACATTGCTTTCACCGACGCTGCTACTCTTCGACCTCTGTCCAAAGTGACTAAAGGCACCGTTTGTTCGTTAGCTGTCAAAGTGCACGGTGTCCGGTTGATCGACAACATGAAGCTGTAG
- a CDS encoding flagellin: protein MGISINTNLATLSVARKTADSYSNLYMSMEKLTSGLKINRASDDPAGLVISEQFRAQIGSLNQEIENTSHLINKYETASSTVGEMRSQLTELRGLAVSAASEGFNDDTSQAALAQAGEYIVDNYNHTADSAVYNGTNMLDGSEGAPADVSKLENVDLSSAEAAEASIAVIDDAIAELDSVQIELGATQKYDLESRRSSLEITAQNLQAAESLHRDADYALEVATMVGEMIKVQSSLALMSHTRIQANSVLRMLGTK, encoded by the coding sequence ATGGGCATCAGTATTAACACTAATCTGGCCACCTTGAGCGTGGCAAGAAAGACCGCCGACAGTTACTCGAATCTGTACATGAGTATGGAGAAACTGACATCCGGTCTGAAAATCAACAGGGCTTCAGACGATCCGGCCGGGCTGGTAATCTCCGAGCAGTTTCGAGCCCAGATAGGGTCTCTCAATCAAGAAATAGAGAACACCTCGCACCTGATTAATAAGTACGAGACCGCATCATCGACGGTTGGTGAGATGAGGAGTCAGTTGACCGAGTTGCGCGGCCTGGCCGTCAGCGCCGCCAGTGAGGGATTCAACGACGACACTTCTCAGGCGGCTCTCGCCCAGGCGGGGGAGTATATCGTCGATAACTACAACCACACCGCCGACAGTGCGGTCTACAATGGTACCAACATGCTCGATGGTTCCGAAGGGGCGCCGGCCGATGTGAGCAAACTCGAAAACGTCGATCTGTCCAGCGCCGAGGCGGCCGAAGCATCTATTGCGGTTATTGATGACGCTATCGCCGAACTGGATTCGGTGCAGATTGAATTGGGGGCGACCCAAAAGTACGATTTGGAGTCGCGACGTTCCTCACTTGAGATCACGGCGCAGAACTTACAGGCGGCCGAGTCGCTGCATCGCGATGCCGACTATGCTCTGGAAGTGGCAACGATGGTGGGTGAAATGATTAAGGTGCAGTCATCGCTGGCTTTGATGTCGCACACCAGGATTCAGGCCAACTCGGTGTTGAGAATGCTGGGCACAAAGTAG
- the murC gene encoding UDP-N-acetylmuramate--L-alanine ligase: MFGKYKKLFFVGIGGAGMSGIAELLFNLEFDVRGSDLATSDVTDYLVTLGVKVHQGHSAENLEDADLVVISSAVSDDNPEVMAARDSGIPVIKRAEMLGELMRLKRSIGVSGTHGKTTTTSMIGSVLRHADYDPTIIVGGVVAGLGSGAALGKGDYLVAEADEYDRSFLAMYPTVAVVTNIEADHLDCYDGMDHLLASFVTYMNRVPFYGSVIISADDANLALVRPEIARPMVTFGFDATADYRATDVKLVAGRTRFTVWHIDELLGEVSLSVPGRHNVLNALAAVAACREVEVPMSAIAEGLASFGGVRRRFEIIGEFNEVILVDDYAHHPTEIAATLTTARETYGRRVIVVYQPHLYSRTRDFAGQFAESLSIADECLLTDIYPAREEPIEGVTSELIARRAGASEGARFSCIGPRSNVAAEVMKLVRKGDMIIIMGAGSITLACDELKEALKTL; the protein is encoded by the coding sequence ATGTTTGGTAAGTACAAAAAACTTTTCTTCGTAGGTATCGGCGGCGCCGGTATGTCCGGGATCGCCGAGTTGCTGTTCAACCTCGAATTCGACGTGCGAGGTTCCGATCTCGCCACCAGTGACGTGACCGACTATCTGGTCACGCTCGGTGTGAAGGTCCACCAAGGACACTCTGCTGAGAACCTGGAGGACGCCGATCTGGTGGTGATTTCATCGGCTGTCAGCGACGACAATCCTGAGGTGATGGCCGCACGCGATTCTGGTATCCCGGTCATCAAACGGGCCGAGATGCTCGGCGAGTTGATGCGTCTCAAGCGTTCCATCGGCGTCTCCGGGACCCACGGCAAAACGACCACCACTTCAATGATCGGCAGTGTTTTGCGCCACGCCGATTACGATCCGACTATCATCGTCGGCGGCGTGGTGGCCGGTCTCGGTAGCGGGGCGGCTCTCGGAAAGGGCGACTATCTGGTAGCGGAAGCTGATGAGTACGACCGGTCGTTCCTGGCCATGTACCCAACCGTTGCCGTCGTCACCAACATAGAAGCCGACCATCTGGATTGCTATGACGGCATGGACCACTTGCTCGCTTCGTTTGTCACATACATGAACCGCGTGCCTTTCTACGGGTCGGTGATCATCTCGGCCGACGATGCCAACCTCGCGCTGGTGCGCCCCGAGATAGCGCGTCCCATGGTCACTTTTGGCTTCGACGCGACCGCCGACTATCGAGCCACCGATGTTAAGCTGGTGGCCGGTCGCACCCGGTTCACTGTTTGGCACATCGACGAGTTGTTGGGGGAAGTCTCCCTGTCTGTTCCCGGCCGCCACAACGTATTAAACGCGCTGGCTGCCGTGGCTGCCTGCCGTGAAGTGGAGGTACCCATGTCGGCCATAGCCGAAGGGTTGGCATCCTTCGGCGGGGTCAGGCGTCGTTTTGAAATCATTGGTGAGTTCAACGAGGTCATCCTGGTTGACGACTATGCCCATCATCCAACAGAGATCGCGGCCACACTGACAACCGCTCGTGAGACCTACGGGCGTCGCGTCATTGTCGTTTATCAGCCGCACCTGTACAGCCGCACACGCGACTTCGCCGGTCAGTTTGCCGAGTCGCTCTCGATAGCCGATGAATGTCTGTTGACCGATATCTATCCCGCCCGTGAGGAGCCAATCGAAGGCGTCACATCCGAACTGATCGCACGTCGGGCCGGCGCCTCAGAGGGCGCCCGCTTTTCGTGCATCGGTCCGCGCTCCAACGTGGCGGCAGAGGTGATGAAACTAGTGCGCAAAGGTGACATGATAATCATCATGGGCGCCGGGTCGATAACGTTGGCCTGCGATGAATTGAAAGAAGCATTGAAGACACTATGA
- a CDS encoding ABC transporter permease, with product MHDFTRALSAELLKARRTAALWVAILAPLLVVGIQTIVMSQIDQPTWGADNAWVWLQRSTGAMWALFVFPMLIALITTLTNAHEHNSRGWKQLFALPVNRQAVYLAKLALSCGLLLIATMVLWGSYLTAGWVMSVIKPDFGLGAPAPMAQTLLTFVQIFSAAGLLISLHHWISARYASFAIAIGVGVAGTFIGMVQAKGLFQKLFPWKLPMNIQSNDPDMIPIALLVGILGGLALAVIGSISYCRRDVV from the coding sequence ATGCATGATTTCACGCGGGCGTTAAGTGCGGAACTGTTGAAAGCGCGTCGCACCGCCGCCTTGTGGGTAGCCATTTTGGCGCCGTTGTTGGTTGTCGGCATCCAGACCATAGTCATGTCACAGATCGACCAGCCGACCTGGGGCGCGGACAACGCCTGGGTATGGCTGCAGCGATCAACCGGCGCCATGTGGGCATTGTTTGTGTTCCCGATGCTGATCGCGCTGATTACTACACTGACCAATGCCCACGAGCACAACTCACGCGGGTGGAAACAACTCTTCGCCTTACCGGTGAATCGCCAGGCCGTTTATCTGGCCAAGCTGGCCCTGAGTTGTGGGTTATTGCTCATCGCCACGATGGTACTGTGGGGTTCGTATCTGACCGCCGGTTGGGTTATGAGTGTTATCAAACCGGATTTCGGTCTGGGGGCGCCTGCTCCGATGGCTCAGACGCTACTGACGTTCGTGCAAATCTTTTCGGCGGCCGGTCTCTTGATTTCATTGCACCACTGGATCTCGGCGCGTTACGCATCGTTCGCGATTGCAATCGGAGTCGGCGTGGCCGGTACTTTCATTGGCATGGTGCAGGCGAAAGGTTTGTTCCAGAAACTCTTTCCGTGGAAACTGCCGATGAATATTCAGTCGAATGACCCTGACATGATACCAATCGCCCTGCTGGTCGGTATCCTGGGTGGGTTAGCGCTGGCCGTTATCGGGAGTATCAGTTACTGCCGCCGCGACGTTGTGTAG
- the ftsA gene encoding cell division protein FtsA — protein sequence MSEAKAKMASENLRAALDIGTTRIVALVGEADEEGRMYVIGHGEAAAEGLKRGVVVDMEKTVRSIMRAVKDAQMTSATEIDRITVGIAGEHIRSINSHGVIAVGRSDNEITRADIRRAVEAARTVAIPVDREIIHVIPQTFSVDDQSGIKDPIGMAGVRLEVEAHIVTASITTARNIYRALERCHLEVDRMVLESLALSGALLTDEETENGIVMLDIGGDHTNFSVFHEGAIRHTAVIPLGGRNVTNDIAIGLRCSVDQAETLKLSHGCALASMADPAEMLTIPSASAQTPKEISRNVLASIIEPRMEEILSLTFREVKKAAVADMLTGGLVLTGGGALLDGMIQLAEQIFDTRVRVGEISQIEHTADELKDNRFDTAHGLLIHSFQDETVVDNRSSGRGLLKRFENWITKRF from the coding sequence GTGAGCGAGGCAAAAGCTAAGATGGCGTCGGAGAATCTCAGAGCAGCGCTGGATATAGGCACCACCAGGATCGTAGCCCTGGTGGGTGAAGCGGACGAAGAAGGGCGCATGTATGTCATCGGGCATGGCGAAGCCGCCGCCGAAGGTCTAAAGCGCGGCGTGGTTGTGGATATGGAGAAGACGGTGCGTTCGATCATGCGCGCCGTCAAAGACGCCCAGATGACTTCGGCCACGGAAATAGATCGGATCACGGTCGGCATCGCCGGTGAACACATCCGTTCCATCAATAGTCACGGCGTGATCGCGGTTGGTCGCTCCGACAATGAAATCACCCGCGCCGATATCCGAAGGGCTGTTGAAGCTGCGCGGACCGTGGCCATACCGGTTGATCGCGAGATCATTCACGTTATTCCGCAAACGTTTTCTGTGGATGACCAGTCCGGCATCAAGGATCCCATCGGCATGGCCGGCGTGCGACTCGAAGTAGAAGCTCATATCGTTACGGCCTCGATCACCACGGCCAGGAACATCTATCGCGCTCTGGAACGATGTCACCTGGAAGTGGACCGCATGGTGCTTGAGTCGCTGGCGCTGTCGGGCGCCCTACTGACCGATGAGGAAACCGAGAACGGTATCGTCATGCTCGATATCGGCGGTGATCACACCAACTTCTCGGTTTTTCACGAGGGAGCCATCAGACACACCGCCGTAATACCGCTGGGTGGGCGCAATGTCACCAACGATATCGCAATCGGCCTGCGCTGCTCGGTCGACCAAGCCGAGACTCTCAAACTCTCGCATGGCTGCGCCCTGGCCTCAATGGCTGATCCGGCCGAGATGTTGACAATACCATCAGCCTCGGCTCAGACACCCAAGGAGATATCGCGCAACGTCCTGGCTTCGATTATCGAACCACGCATGGAAGAGATTCTATCATTGACCTTCAGAGAAGTGAAAAAAGCGGCCGTCGCCGACATGCTGACCGGCGGCTTGGTGTTGACCGGGGGTGGTGCGCTGTTGGACGGAATGATCCAACTGGCCGAACAGATTTTTGACACCAGGGTCAGGGTTGGAGAAATCAGTCAGATAGAACATACCGCGGATGAATTGAAAGACAATCGTTTCGACACCGCCCATGGGCTGTTGATCCACAGTTTCCAGGATGAGACGGTGGTAGACAATCGGTCCAGCGGTCGTGGTCTGTTAAAACGATTCGAGAATTGGATAACAAAACGCTTCTGA